The proteins below come from a single Faecalibaculum rodentium genomic window:
- a CDS encoding exodeoxyribonuclease III, whose amino-acid sequence MRLVTWNVNGLRAVLKKGFEDIMAALDPDVVCLQETKAQADQIEVDEGLFPWQYVNCARRKGYSGTMILSLVEPAMVTAGIGAEEHDGEGRVLTADMGSFYLVNVYVPNSGDGLKRLEYRLEWDRAFSAWLRRLEETKPVLACGDFNVARTELDVWDEEAAASAAGYTLHERESFQQNFLSHFVDVFRTLHPDDRQYTWWSYYSRGRERNQGERIDYWLASPKLMDRIRDIRIRDDIFGSDHCPVEIELDD is encoded by the coding sequence ATGCGGCTGGTGACATGGAACGTGAATGGCCTGCGGGCAGTATTGAAAAAGGGATTTGAAGACATCATGGCGGCCCTGGACCCCGATGTGGTTTGCCTGCAGGAAACCAAGGCACAGGCTGACCAGATCGAGGTGGATGAAGGGCTCTTTCCCTGGCAGTATGTAAACTGTGCCAGGCGCAAGGGCTACAGCGGCACCATGATCCTGTCCCTGGTGGAACCGGCCATGGTGACTGCCGGCATTGGTGCAGAAGAACATGACGGGGAAGGGCGCGTTCTCACGGCGGACATGGGGTCCTTTTACCTGGTGAATGTCTACGTTCCCAACAGCGGAGACGGCCTGAAACGGCTGGAGTACCGTCTGGAATGGGACCGGGCTTTTTCTGCCTGGCTGCGCCGGCTCGAGGAAACAAAGCCGGTGCTGGCCTGCGGAGACTTCAACGTTGCCAGAACGGAACTGGATGTCTGGGATGAGGAAGCCGCTGCATCGGCAGCGGGCTACACTCTGCATGAACGGGAAAGCTTTCAGCAGAATTTTCTGTCGCACTTTGTGGACGTCTTCCGCACACTGCATCCGGACGACAGACAGTATACCTGGTGGAGCTACTATTCCAGAGGACGGGAACGCAATCAGGGAGAGCGCATTGACTACTGGCTGGCCAGCCCGAAGCTGATGGACAGGATCCGCGACATACGCATACGGGATGATATTTTCGGCAGTGACCATTGTCCCGTGGAAATCGAGCTGGATGACTGA
- the ruvA gene encoding Holliday junction branch migration protein RuvA — translation MIAFIEGTVRQIRSDSVVVQTGGIGFEILTPDPAAVSSGRQGLWHIYESIREDGWTLYGFTTEADYQVFLSLIGVKGIGPKSALQILTKAGGRRILEALEKEDVSALKALPGIGPKTASQMLLDMRGRLVKMRPEAEPAAAGTRQWQETVSALENFGYRSQDIAPLEPELASRELPVQDMIREALRLLAKRKGV, via the coding sequence GTGATTGCATTCATAGAAGGCACTGTACGGCAGATCCGGTCTGATTCTGTCGTGGTGCAGACCGGCGGGATCGGATTCGAGATCCTGACACCGGATCCGGCAGCTGTCTCTTCAGGCAGGCAGGGACTCTGGCATATATATGAAAGCATCCGCGAGGATGGATGGACACTGTACGGTTTCACGACCGAAGCCGATTATCAGGTGTTTCTGTCTCTGATCGGCGTCAAGGGAATCGGCCCCAAATCCGCCCTGCAGATCCTGACAAAGGCCGGGGGACGCCGGATCCTGGAGGCTCTGGAAAAGGAAGATGTGTCCGCTCTGAAGGCTTTGCCGGGCATTGGCCCGAAAACCGCCAGCCAGATGCTGCTGGACATGCGCGGACGCCTGGTGAAGATGCGACCGGAAGCAGAACCGGCAGCGGCAGGAACCCGGCAGTGGCAGGAGACAGTATCGGCCCTGGAGAACTTTGGCTACAGAAGCCAGGACATAGCTCCGCTGGAGCCCGAACTGGCTTCCAGGGAGCTGCCGGTCCAGGACATGATCCGGGAAGCCCTGCGGCTTCTGGCGAAACGGAAGGGGGTGTAG
- a CDS encoding formate/nitrite transporter family protein, producing the protein MKSGPAQGRKGHNRKKDREAMKKYWKSLFAGGAVALAGRLYAGMDDKVAAAILFSFALYMVCLFGLDLFTGKIGFITDRVKPVWWYAAVFLGNFAGAAAVAFLCIAADPGLVAAASAMIDAKLAVPWWSLFFRGLLCGILMYAAVVSWKKSGNPLGIFLCIPMFILSGFEHSIADISYLCMGLRFDFLPALLLIALGNAAGSILVHVTRNGILKV; encoded by the coding sequence CTGAAATCCGGACCGGCACAAGGCAGAAAAGGTCACAATAGGAAAAAGGACAGGGAAGCAATGAAGAAGTACTGGAAAAGTCTGTTTGCCGGAGGTGCCGTGGCACTGGCCGGCCGCCTGTATGCAGGAATGGATGACAAAGTGGCGGCAGCCATTCTGTTTTCCTTTGCCCTGTACATGGTCTGTCTGTTCGGACTGGATCTGTTTACAGGCAAAATCGGGTTCATCACGGACAGAGTCAAACCTGTATGGTGGTACGCTGCCGTATTCCTGGGAAATTTTGCCGGGGCTGCAGCGGTGGCCTTCCTGTGCATTGCGGCCGATCCCGGCCTCGTGGCTGCTGCTTCGGCCATGATCGATGCAAAGCTGGCGGTCCCCTGGTGGTCCCTGTTTTTCAGGGGACTGCTGTGCGGCATCCTGATGTATGCGGCGGTGGTGTCCTGGAAAAAATCCGGAAATCCGCTGGGCATCTTCCTGTGCATCCCGATGTTCATCCTGTCGGGGTTTGAACACAGCATTGCAGACATCAGCTATCTCTGCATGGGTCTGCGGTTCGATTTTCTGCCGGCCTTGCTGCTGATCGCTCTGGGGAATGCGGCAGGAAGCATTCTCGTGCATGTGACCAGAAATGGTATACTGAAAGTCTGA
- the ruvB gene encoding Holliday junction branch migration DNA helicase RuvB, with the protein MDSRELAQDEKESSLRPGTLDEYIGQQSLKDNLRVFIQAARSRNEALDHVLLYGPPGLGKTTLAYILAREMGGQLRMASGPAIEKSGDLAAILSTIEPGDVLFIDEIHRLPRQVEEILYPAMEDYCLDIVVGKDAGVHTIRLSLPPFTLVGATTRAGDLSAPLRDRFGIVSQLEYYGLPELEKIVDRTSRVMNTDTEPGARREIARRSRGTPRIANRLFRRVRDFAQVFNDGFVTEDIAREALDRLKVDHMGLDSVDYRYLTGLIDRFQGGPAGLEALAASIGEESTTLEDMYEPYLLQIGFINRTPRGRVATPRAYAHLGRKGDDGCQNQSE; encoded by the coding sequence ATGGACAGCCGTGAACTGGCACAGGATGAGAAAGAGAGCTCGCTGCGGCCGGGAACGCTGGATGAGTACATAGGACAGCAGTCGCTCAAAGACAATCTTCGTGTCTTCATACAGGCAGCACGCAGCCGGAATGAGGCACTCGATCACGTCCTGCTGTATGGACCGCCTGGACTGGGAAAGACCACACTGGCGTATATTCTCGCCAGGGAAATGGGCGGACAGCTCCGTATGGCTTCCGGGCCTGCCATCGAAAAAAGCGGCGACCTGGCTGCGATCCTGTCCACCATTGAACCCGGGGATGTCCTGTTCATTGACGAAATCCACCGGCTGCCCCGGCAGGTGGAGGAAATCCTTTACCCTGCCATGGAGGACTACTGCCTGGACATTGTGGTGGGAAAGGATGCCGGGGTTCACACGATCCGGCTGTCCCTGCCGCCCTTTACTCTGGTTGGCGCCACAACACGTGCCGGCGATCTGTCGGCTCCCCTGCGTGACCGGTTCGGCATAGTCAGCCAGCTGGAATATTACGGTCTTCCGGAACTGGAAAAAATCGTGGACCGGACATCGCGGGTGATGAATACAGACACGGAGCCGGGTGCCCGGCGGGAGATTGCCCGAAGAAGCCGCGGTACGCCGCGCATTGCCAACCGTCTGTTCCGCCGGGTGCGGGATTTTGCCCAGGTGTTCAATGACGGATTCGTGACGGAAGACATCGCAAGAGAAGCTCTGGACCGCCTAAAGGTGGACCATATGGGGCTCGATTCTGTGGACTACCGGTACCTGACAGGGCTGATCGACCGGTTCCAGGGAGGACCGGCCGGTCTCGAGGCCCTGGCGGCCTCCATAGGCGAGGAAAGCACCACACTGGAGGATATGTATGAACCGTATCTCCTGCAGATCGGATTCATCAACCGGACTCCGCGTGGACGGGTGGCAACACCCAGAGCCTATGCCCACCTGGGAAGAAAAGGGGACGACGGATGTCAGAATCAGTCAGAGTGA